A stretch of the Chitiniphilus purpureus genome encodes the following:
- a CDS encoding ABC transporter permease produces MKAFFSAWRRLVLVDCRSKLESRADFVLILLGMFFTSVSSAATIYLMLGASNTIAGYNRYELIFMQGFMFMAYVFESSCCNAMYMLESWLKNGNFVRYYLRPIHPLQMLILERFHPQGLIVAITGISFLSFAVAHLPGVWSSTFLLHLLILLPLASITLNAINQMSIASCFFFGEHSPVFHTVGKLTDMSRYPFELFPKMVRQVFMLLPLAGIVWWPCQVLLRQQSIWLVAPLMLLIAAGSVTTLIWLWQLGMRRYAGAGG; encoded by the coding sequence ATGAAAGCATTTTTCTCTGCCTGGCGCCGGTTGGTGCTGGTCGACTGCAGAAGCAAGCTCGAGAGCCGGGCTGACTTCGTGCTTATTCTATTGGGTATGTTTTTTACATCAGTGAGTAGTGCTGCCACGATTTATTTAATGTTAGGAGCCTCTAACACTATAGCGGGCTATAACCGCTATGAGTTGATATTCATGCAAGGCTTCATGTTTATGGCTTATGTATTTGAAAGTAGTTGCTGTAATGCAATGTATATGCTGGAGAGTTGGTTAAAGAATGGCAATTTTGTTCGCTACTATCTAAGGCCAATTCATCCGCTCCAAATGTTGATTCTGGAGCGTTTTCACCCACAGGGTTTGATTGTAGCTATCACTGGTATATCGTTTCTCAGCTTTGCTGTGGCTCATCTACCGGGAGTTTGGTCCAGTACATTTCTCCTGCACTTGTTGATCTTGCTGCCACTGGCATCTATCACTCTGAACGCCATAAATCAGATGTCCATCGCTAGCTGCTTTTTCTTTGGCGAGCATTCTCCTGTATTTCATACGGTAGGCAAGCTGACAGATATGTCACGCTATCCATTTGAGCTTTTTCCAAAAATGGTACGGCAAGTCTTCATGTTGCTACCTCTCGCAGGAATTGTCTGGTGGCCATGCCAGGTCTTACTCAGGCAGCAATCTATTTGGTTGGTGGCTCCACTAATGCTGTTAATAGCTGCTGGTAGTGTGACAACTTTGATATGGCTGTGGCAGCTGGGTATGCGCCGGTATGCTGGCGCTGGTGGATAG
- a CDS encoding ABC transporter permease, which yields MKGSLSACWVLALANGRISATDSKGRLILCLGYLLSMWLLYCLWSGLYTDNPHRAGMTFSSALLHVVTAQTLFAIITTGADWRLAREIRSGEVANQLTQPINLVLRHAALSLGVAGAKALYFLPAFALFLYFSGLHLTPVSWLFALVSVLCSFSLLFTLGFVVGLAGFLATDLWGITASKDAVVQFLGGALIPLGFFPSPIQQLLTWLPFAHFFHTPVAYLTGQQTSMSALCIQLVWVLVFWGIAQLAGRWVQRKLVVFGA from the coding sequence GTGAAAGGTTCTCTATCTGCCTGTTGGGTGCTAGCGTTGGCAAATGGCCGCATTTCCGCCACTGATAGTAAAGGCCGTTTGATTCTCTGTTTGGGCTATTTGCTCTCGATGTGGCTACTGTACTGCCTCTGGAGTGGCTTATACACTGATAATCCCCACCGAGCGGGGATGACATTTTCCTCGGCATTGCTGCACGTCGTTACTGCCCAAACTCTGTTCGCCATTATAACTACTGGTGCTGATTGGCGGCTTGCGCGCGAAATCCGGAGTGGCGAGGTGGCTAATCAGCTAACTCAGCCAATAAATCTTGTATTACGGCATGCCGCACTATCGCTAGGCGTGGCCGGAGCCAAAGCTCTTTACTTTCTACCAGCCTTTGCGCTGTTTCTTTATTTCTCTGGCCTACACCTCACTCCAGTTAGTTGGCTGTTTGCTTTGGTTTCTGTGCTGTGTAGCTTTAGCCTGCTGTTCACACTCGGGTTCGTTGTTGGCCTTGCTGGTTTTTTGGCTACTGATCTGTGGGGTATAACTGCTAGCAAGGATGCTGTAGTGCAGTTTCTTGGCGGAGCTCTTATACCATTGGGTTTTTTTCCTTCCCCCATCCAGCAACTACTAACGTGGTTGCCATTTGCTCATTTTTTTCATACACCGGTGGCCTATCTGACTGGTCAGCAAACCAGTATGAGCGCGTTGTGTATTCAGCTGGTATGGGTTTTAGTTTTTTGGGGGATTGCCCAACTGGCTGGGCGATGGGTGCAGCGCAAATTGGTGGTTTTCGGAGCCTAA
- a CDS encoding ABC transporter ATP-binding protein, producing the protein MNRFYQSPCPSQCWSQRLRRLWQPEYITTHSVRDINFNIESGECVALVGPNGAGKSTTIKMLTGILAPSSGTVTVAGFDPQRQRRDYVRHIGVVFGQRSQLWWDLPVEDSFRILQALFSIPDSVYKRQLTLFRREADLDQFWRRPARTLSLGQRMLCEIAASFLHSPTVAFLDEPTIGLDLEMKARMRSLIRQLNREAGTTVLITSHDVGDIEQLSQRLLLIDNGQLKFDGSLPAFHAYAGEGNWWAVRLSGDLSAAQAVLSAHNSGLPVRVQDDWLQVARHDSLPFAELLQLLAPFAIHEIKPVAQSLEELLHRYYLTGKEVQG; encoded by the coding sequence TTGAATAGATTCTATCAGTCTCCATGCCCGTCTCAGTGCTGGAGCCAGCGCCTGCGTCGGCTATGGCAACCTGAATACATCACTACTCATTCTGTGCGAGATATTAACTTTAACATTGAATCTGGCGAATGCGTGGCGCTGGTTGGGCCGAATGGCGCCGGAAAATCCACAACGATAAAGATGCTAACTGGTATTTTGGCGCCAAGTTCCGGCACTGTTACGGTCGCTGGCTTTGATCCGCAGCGACAGCGTCGTGATTATGTCAGGCACATTGGCGTAGTGTTTGGTCAACGTAGTCAGCTTTGGTGGGATTTACCTGTAGAGGATTCATTTCGTATTCTGCAGGCGCTCTTTTCTATTCCAGACAGTGTATATAAGCGGCAACTAACACTGTTTCGCCGCGAGGCGGATCTGGATCAATTCTGGCGACGCCCAGCCCGCACATTAAGTCTGGGACAGCGCATGCTGTGCGAAATCGCTGCTAGCTTCTTACATTCTCCGACCGTTGCATTTCTGGACGAGCCAACCATCGGGTTGGACTTAGAAATGAAGGCGCGGATGCGTAGCTTGATCAGGCAGCTCAATCGTGAAGCTGGTACAACCGTACTAATCACGTCGCATGATGTTGGTGATATCGAGCAACTCAGCCAGCGGCTGCTTCTAATCGACAATGGCCAGCTCAAATTTGATGGTAGCCTACCGGCTTTTCATGCGTATGCCGGCGAGGGCAACTGGTGGGCTGTACGTCTTTCCGGAGATTTATCAGCAGCCCAGGCTGTCTTGAGTGCGCACAATAGCGGGCTGCCGGTACGCGTTCAGGATGACTGGTTACAAGTAGCTCGGCACGACAGCTTGCCATTCGCAGAGTTACTGCAATTGCTAGCTCCATTTGCCATTCACGAGATTAAACCCGTGGCTCAGTCGTTAGAAGAGTTGTTACACCGATACTATTTGACTGGTAAGGAGGTGCAAGGGTGA
- a CDS encoding isocitrate lyase/phosphoenolpyruvate mutase family protein: MIEMKKKLSPLGHSLKQRLQSGQNLKFIEAHNGLSCLIASRAQVSVKDEVREFDGIWVSSLTTSAARGLPDMEMYLLENRLDTIREIVDSTEKAVLVDGDTGGEPVAFEYLCQRLERLGVSGIVIEDKRFPKRNSLSEDSNQLLENPIAFCEKIRRGKDACSSSEFLIVARLEGLILGQSIEDTLERAMVYIESGADAILVHSRLSEAGQVFDFAKKYQENFPIKENRKPLICVPTTYNATFAEDLFAAGYSAVIYANHLLRAAHQAMKEVTRSLLLEDRSFESETRCSKVADIFNETGYTAAIARDKEGLAL, from the coding sequence ATGATTGAAATGAAGAAAAAATTATCGCCATTGGGTCACTCCCTTAAGCAACGACTACAAAGTGGTCAAAACTTAAAATTTATAGAAGCTCACAACGGTCTCTCGTGCCTCATTGCATCTAGAGCTCAGGTAAGCGTAAAAGATGAAGTCCGAGAATTTGATGGCATCTGGGTTTCCAGTCTTACTACCTCTGCGGCAAGAGGTCTCCCTGACATGGAAATGTATCTATTAGAGAATAGATTGGATACCATCCGCGAAATTGTTGATTCCACTGAAAAAGCCGTTCTCGTTGATGGCGACACAGGTGGCGAGCCAGTTGCATTCGAATATTTATGCCAGAGATTGGAACGACTAGGAGTGTCTGGGATAGTAATAGAAGATAAACGTTTCCCTAAGCGCAATAGCCTTTCTGAAGATTCGAATCAGCTACTAGAGAATCCTATTGCTTTCTGCGAAAAAATCCGTCGCGGGAAGGATGCATGTTCATCCTCAGAATTTCTAATTGTAGCTCGCTTGGAAGGATTAATATTAGGTCAATCAATCGAAGATACTCTTGAAAGAGCAATGGTCTATATTGAATCTGGAGCAGATGCGATATTGGTACATTCACGACTCAGCGAAGCAGGTCAAGTTTTTGATTTTGCGAAGAAATATCAGGAAAATTTTCCAATCAAAGAAAATAGAAAACCATTAATATGTGTTCCGACAACTTACAATGCAACATTCGCTGAAGATTTGTTTGCTGCTGGTTATTCTGCAGTAATTTATGCAAATCATTTACTCAGAGCTGCTCATCAGGCCATGAAGGAAGTTACGAGATCTCTGCTGTTGGAGGATCGATCATTTGAAAGTGAAACACGCTGCTCCAAAGTTGCGGATATTTTCAACGAAACAGGCTATACAGCTGCAATTGCACGTGATAAAGAAGGACTCGCCTTATAA
- a CDS encoding IS481 family transposase — translation MNLRLHGRARTTPAVRAEIQATPPSITDAELARRYGVSKPTIAKWRERTTVHDASHTAHRLQTTLTPAQEYIVVELRKLRRLALLDLLVVVREFLNPNVSRAGLGRCLARHGVSRLQALEPPPPRPDQGKPFKAYEPGFVHVDVKYLPQVPDETTRRCLFVAIDRATRWVFVQIRPHKTAAAAQAFLAALKKAAPFRIRTLLSDNGSEFTDRLLFNKQKQASGEHEFDRLCAALEIEHRLTKPRHPQTNGMVERFNGRISEVPATHRFNCAEDLAQTLMHYVWLYNHHLPQLALQNRTPLQAMKDWQKQKPELFKKPVINRAGLDKYFSLFKCLCLNKSF, via the coding sequence ATGAACCTCCGTCTGCATGGCCGCGCCCGTACCACCCCGGCTGTCCGCGCCGAAATCCAGGCTACGCCGCCCTCCATCACTGATGCCGAGCTCGCTCGCCGTTATGGTGTCAGCAAACCCACCATCGCCAAATGGCGCGAGCGCACGACCGTGCATGATGCGTCCCATACCGCGCATCGCCTGCAAACCACGCTAACACCGGCTCAGGAATACATCGTCGTCGAACTGCGCAAGTTGCGGCGCTTGGCACTACTTGATTTGCTGGTCGTGGTCCGCGAATTCCTCAACCCCAACGTTTCCCGGGCCGGCCTTGGCCGTTGTCTGGCCCGTCATGGCGTCAGCCGTCTGCAGGCCCTGGAGCCGCCGCCACCGCGTCCTGACCAGGGCAAGCCATTCAAGGCTTACGAGCCCGGTTTCGTGCATGTAGATGTGAAATACCTGCCACAAGTGCCGGATGAAACGACGCGCCGCTGCCTGTTCGTGGCCATCGACCGTGCCACTCGCTGGGTGTTTGTGCAGATCCGTCCGCACAAGACAGCGGCAGCCGCACAGGCCTTTCTGGCTGCGTTAAAAAAGGCTGCGCCGTTCCGGATTCGTACGCTACTGAGTGACAACGGCAGTGAATTCACGGACCGGCTGCTGTTCAATAAGCAAAAGCAGGCCAGTGGCGAGCATGAGTTTGACCGGCTGTGCGCTGCACTGGAAATCGAGCATCGCCTGACCAAGCCGCGCCACCCACAAACGAACGGGATGGTGGAACGCTTCAACGGGCGGATCAGCGAGGTGCCGGCCACGCACCGCTTCAACTGTGCCGAAGATTTGGCACAGACGCTGATGCACTACGTCTGGTTGTACAACCATCACCTGCCCCAGCTGGCCCTGCAGAACCGGACGCCCCTTCAAGCAATGAAGGATTGGCAGAAACAGAAGCCCGAGCTATTCAAGAAACCGGTAATTAATCGAGCGGGACTGGACAAGTACTTCTCTTTGTTCAAATGTTTGTGTCTAAATAAGTCATTTTAA
- a CDS encoding nucleotidyltransferase family protein: protein MNKNIVKLVALFNAYCDKNAHIVDDECFYSNLLETLANHKMFGIASYLLQKGLMQNAPSRIYDVIFCSAEREKIKHKEYTTLCSEISTSLSQYGVPHVVRKGPTLGFLYKEAWHRGFNDLDFLINTSDRAQVLDFLKKNDYNIGIYNTRLETGIAPNRETLIQYRLNPDHLPHYYIKRDHTITRGFNVDFAFQLGWHNDEIKIKNEEVFQDAVSRDGIASMSDNWLFVDSILHLYREMFFYGLAKAGPIKFISIIDILLLQDRVDFVSRPATKEIIDIVTSFVNFTFGRSNKVDQKLLTGILVNGQWQNLAVSIYDRMSILTDQHYRDNFNLA from the coding sequence ATGAACAAAAATATAGTTAAGCTTGTAGCGCTATTTAACGCTTATTGCGACAAGAACGCTCATATAGTAGATGACGAGTGCTTCTATTCTAATCTCCTGGAAACATTGGCCAACCATAAAATGTTTGGTATTGCCAGCTATTTATTACAAAAAGGCTTAATGCAAAATGCACCTAGTCGAATTTATGATGTAATTTTTTGTTCAGCAGAACGCGAAAAGATCAAGCATAAAGAATACACAACGCTCTGCTCGGAAATTTCCACATCCCTATCACAATACGGTGTGCCTCATGTCGTAAGAAAAGGACCGACATTGGGTTTTTTGTACAAAGAAGCCTGGCATCGCGGCTTCAATGATCTTGATTTTTTGATAAATACTTCAGACAGGGCGCAGGTACTCGATTTTTTGAAAAAAAATGATTACAACATCGGCATCTACAATACACGGCTTGAAACAGGAATAGCACCTAATAGAGAAACACTAATCCAGTATCGTCTCAACCCAGATCATTTACCTCATTACTATATAAAACGTGATCATACAATAACCCGCGGTTTCAATGTTGATTTTGCGTTTCAGCTTGGTTGGCATAACGATGAGATAAAAATTAAAAACGAGGAAGTATTTCAGGACGCTGTGTCACGCGATGGAATAGCATCTATGAGTGACAATTGGTTATTTGTAGATAGCATTTTGCATTTATATCGAGAGATGTTTTTTTATGGCTTAGCAAAGGCCGGACCTATAAAATTCATCTCGATTATTGATATCCTCCTATTGCAAGATCGAGTCGATTTTGTGTCAAGGCCTGCGACTAAAGAAATTATTGATATAGTGACCTCGTTTGTTAATTTTACTTTCGGACGAAGCAACAAAGTCGATCAAAAGCTCCTCACTGGCATTTTGGTAAATGGGCAGTGGCAAAATCTGGCTGTGTCAATCTACGATCGAATGTCAATACTTACGGATCAACATTACCGGGATAATTTTAATTTAGCCTAA